From a region of the Bradyrhizobium sp. KBS0727 genome:
- a CDS encoding nucleoside deaminase — MTAPSFMDLALKTAENAGKAGEVPIGCVIVRGYEVIATAGNRTLTDRDPTAHAEILAIRQAADAIGTERLVDCDLYVTLEPCTMCAGAISFARIRRLYYGAADPKGGAVDSGVRFFAQPTCHHVPEVYSAVGETEAATLLRDFFKVRR, encoded by the coding sequence ATGACTGCCCCTTCTTTCATGGATTTGGCCCTTAAAACGGCCGAAAACGCCGGAAAAGCCGGCGAAGTTCCGATCGGATGCGTGATCGTCAGGGGTTACGAGGTCATCGCCACCGCCGGTAACCGGACCCTGACCGACCGCGACCCGACCGCGCACGCCGAAATCCTGGCGATCCGACAGGCCGCCGACGCCATCGGCACCGAACGGCTGGTCGATTGCGACCTCTACGTCACGCTGGAGCCCTGCACCATGTGTGCCGGCGCAATTTCGTTCGCGCGGATCCGCCGGCTCTATTACGGCGCCGCCGACCCCAAAGGGGGTGCTGTCGATTCCGGCGTGCGGTTCTTCGCGCAGCCGACCTGTCATCATGTCCCGGAGGTCTATTCGGCAGTCGGCGAGACCGAAGCCGCGACGCTGCTGCGGGATTTCTTCAAGGTGAGAAGGTGA
- a CDS encoding pseudouridine synthase, which produces MPRDNDKNNDSRGRRDRPGDGKGRAGGGKGRSGAARGPEKKFAKRGFAGKSEGDSERRPYAGKSEGAKSFGKKPYAGGGKPYAGKRDGDDRPPRRDFGDSPRPRFNREDRPAGDRPDRGPRKDFRPREDRDGEKRSFKPRSDRPNFSRDDRGGEKRPFKPRGDRPNFSRDDRPPRSDRESGPRDRDDTRPAGRFQDKKFGDKKPYTPREGGGEKRPYTPRGEGFRKDGDRPRGDRPFGARPSRDGDRPRGDRPERKFGGDKKFSSRGAPDRKGDRADRGPRKDFGSRPDRGGDRADRGPRKDFGSDRGDSKPWQKREDRGGDERPRFSRSREDRPSGDRPFRERPKFDRPREDRGDRPKFDRPRQRPEGRTDWQEHPRSESGEDRPRRENEDDSRIFAKRPAFGGRGAYRERAPDFDKRAPRPEPKKKSSERIAKVMARAGLASRRDAEEWITQGRVTVNGRVINSPALDVTGNDVIAIDGKPLPPRERTRLFMFHKPRGLMTTHADPEGRPTVFDNLPEGLPRLISIGRLDFNTEGLLLLTNDGGLARALELPDTGWLRRYRVRAHGEVTQGQLDELKKGVEVDGVKYGSIDATLERDQGANVWLVFAIREGKNREVRNVMAHLGLEVNRLIRVSYGPFQLGELAEGQVEEVKTRVLREQLGEKIAALAGADFNRPMPGQESSSEAPHGTKPSKPASKREVIADRKGRRVLVQRTGSEEARARNEEEASGYGPPRRPQRGYHGKRDLKPRDE; this is translated from the coding sequence ATGCCCCGCGATAACGACAAAAACAACGATTCCCGCGGCCGGCGTGACCGCCCTGGCGACGGCAAGGGCCGCGCTGGCGGAGGCAAAGGCCGTTCCGGGGCAGCGCGGGGACCGGAGAAGAAATTCGCCAAGCGCGGTTTTGCCGGCAAGAGCGAGGGTGACAGCGAGCGGCGTCCCTATGCCGGGAAGTCGGAGGGCGCCAAATCGTTCGGCAAGAAGCCCTATGCGGGCGGAGGCAAACCCTACGCCGGCAAACGCGATGGCGACGATCGCCCGCCGCGCCGGGACTTTGGCGATTCGCCGCGGCCTCGCTTTAACCGGGAGGATCGCCCCGCTGGCGACCGTCCTGATAGGGGTCCGCGCAAGGATTTTCGCCCGCGCGAGGATCGCGATGGCGAGAAACGTTCGTTCAAGCCGCGTAGCGACCGCCCGAATTTCAGCCGCGACGACCGTGGCGGCGAAAAGCGTCCGTTCAAGCCGCGTGGTGACCGTCCGAATTTCAGTCGCGACGATCGGCCTCCGCGCAGCGACCGCGAGAGCGGCCCTAGGGACCGTGACGATACGCGACCCGCGGGGCGTTTTCAGGACAAGAAGTTTGGCGACAAGAAACCCTATACCCCGCGGGAAGGTGGCGGCGAGAAACGCCCCTACACCCCGCGCGGCGAAGGTTTCCGCAAGGACGGCGACCGCCCCCGTGGCGATCGCCCGTTCGGCGCGCGGCCGTCGCGCGATGGCGATCGGCCTCGCGGAGATCGGCCCGAGCGAAAATTTGGCGGCGACAAGAAATTCTCGTCACGCGGCGCGCCGGATCGCAAGGGCGACCGGGCGGATCGCGGCCCGCGCAAGGACTTTGGCAGCCGTCCGGATCGCGGGGGCGACCGGGCCGATAGAGGTCCGCGCAAGGATTTTGGTTCCGACCGCGGCGATTCAAAACCTTGGCAGAAGCGCGAGGATCGTGGCGGCGACGAGCGTCCGCGTTTTTCGCGTTCGCGTGAAGATCGTCCTTCCGGCGATCGTCCGTTCCGGGAACGTCCGAAGTTCGATCGGCCCCGTGAAGACCGCGGCGACCGTCCGAAATTCGACCGTCCGCGTCAGCGTCCCGAGGGCCGCACCGACTGGCAGGAACATCCGCGCAGCGAATCCGGCGAAGATCGTCCGCGCCGCGAGAACGAGGACGATAGCCGGATTTTCGCCAAGCGTCCGGCGTTCGGCGGCCGCGGCGCCTACCGCGAACGCGCGCCCGACTTCGACAAGCGGGCGCCGCGCCCCGAGCCGAAGAAAAAGTCCAGCGAGCGCATCGCCAAGGTGATGGCGCGCGCAGGGCTCGCCTCGCGTCGCGATGCCGAGGAGTGGATCACGCAGGGCCGCGTCACCGTCAACGGCCGCGTCATCAACTCGCCGGCGCTCGACGTCACCGGCAACGATGTCATCGCCATTGACGGCAAGCCGTTGCCGCCGCGCGAACGAACGCGGCTGTTCATGTTCCACAAGCCGCGCGGCCTGATGACCACGCATGCCGATCCCGAGGGACGGCCGACCGTGTTCGACAATCTGCCGGAAGGACTGCCGCGGCTGATCTCGATCGGCCGGCTCGATTTCAACACCGAAGGCCTGCTGCTGCTGACCAATGATGGCGGGCTGGCGCGTGCGCTCGAATTGCCCGACACTGGCTGGCTGCGGCGCTATCGTGTTCGCGCCCATGGCGAGGTCACGCAGGGCCAGCTCGACGAACTGAAGAAGGGTGTCGAGGTCGACGGCGTCAAATATGGCTCGATCGACGCGACGCTGGAGCGCGACCAGGGCGCCAATGTGTGGCTGGTGTTTGCGATCCGCGAAGGCAAGAACCGCGAAGTCCGCAACGTGATGGCGCATCTCGGCCTCGAGGTGAACCGGCTGATCCGGGTCTCCTACGGGCCGTTCCAGCTCGGTGAACTCGCCGAAGGCCAGGTCGAAGAGGTCAAGACCCGCGTGCTGCGCGAGCAGTTGGGCGAGAAGATCGCAGCCCTCGCCGGCGCCGATTTCAACCGGCCGATGCCGGGCCAGGAGTCGTCGTCTGAAGCTCCGCATGGCACCAAGCCGTCCAAGCCGGCCAGCAAGAGAGAGGTGATCGCTGACCGCAAGGGCCGCCGCGTGCTGGTGCAGCGCACCGGCAGCGAGGAAGCCCGCGCCCGCAACGAGGAAGAGGCCAGCGGTTACGGCCCGCCGCGCCGCCCGCAACGCGGCTATCACGGCAAGCGCGACCTGAAGCCAAGGGACGAGTAA